A single region of the Bacteroidales bacterium genome encodes:
- the nuoE gene encoding NADH-quinone oxidoreductase subunit NuoE, translating into MKTDVKEVLENHQQGGRDSLIPILQEIQEREGYLSEEAVVAVGKHLHIPSSRIYGVATFYNQFRFQPTGKYHIQVCRGTACHVLGSATVLAHLEKLLNIKAGQTTRDGLFSIEIVACIGACGLAPVINISGEFHARVDEARVAAIIEEYRKREETL; encoded by the coding sequence ATGAAAACAGATGTTAAAGAGGTACTGGAAAATCATCAGCAGGGTGGTCGCGACAGTCTGATACCCATCTTGCAGGAAATTCAGGAAAGAGAGGGTTATCTTTCGGAAGAAGCTGTGGTTGCTGTTGGAAAGCATTTGCATATTCCTTCAAGCCGCATTTATGGGGTAGCCACCTTTTATAATCAGTTCAGGTTTCAGCCTACCGGCAAATACCATATCCAGGTCTGCCGTGGCACCGCCTGTCACGTGCTTGGATCGGCCACGGTGCTGGCGCACCTGGAAAAGTTGCTGAACATCAAAGCAGGGCAGACCACGCGCGACGGATTGTTCAGCATTGAGATCGTTGCATGCATTGGCGCCTGTGGACTGGCACCGGTCATCAACATCAGCGGCGAGTTTCATGCAAGGGTTGACGAGGCCAGGGTAGCCGCCATTATTGAGGAATACAGAAAAAGGGAGGAAACGTTATGA
- a CDS encoding ATP-binding protein, producing the protein MFVNREKEIERLQNAFVKEKPQLIVVYGRRRCGKSTLLHRVLPPHALYFSADLREPPLQILALAKQVDALAPGFSRPVYPDWESLFHSLNSVLKSRTIICIDEFPYLVKNSPELPSILQKITEESDKRNFHLILCGSSQQMMYSMVLDSSSPLYGRCDEIIRVKPMGIKEMHTFLSLRPEEAVMEYGAWGGVPRYWEIRKEYKDFTEAVKKSILDQNGILYEEPERLFSDEMRTSVQAFSVMSLIGSGVHKPSEIARRLGKPVTQLSRLFGFLINQGYIRREVPFGESGRSAKRSLYKIDDPFLNFYFNFLIPNKSRLESGMIEEVWQGIDAKYNSYLSGLWEDLCRKMIHEMVIDGKKFNPASRWWGTGTDKKAMEIDLLSESLDRSSLLVGEVKWSDKVPVGELASSIDSKIAAFPFVESKSVIKALFLKERPGKALPGFHVFTPSDMLAR; encoded by the coding sequence ATGTTTGTCAACAGAGAGAAGGAAATTGAAAGGCTGCAGAATGCTTTCGTTAAGGAAAAACCACAGCTGATCGTTGTCTATGGCCGGCGCAGGTGTGGAAAGTCGACATTGTTGCATCGGGTGCTTCCCCCTCATGCCCTATATTTTTCTGCGGATTTAAGAGAACCACCCCTCCAGATCCTGGCGCTTGCAAAACAGGTGGATGCCCTTGCACCCGGTTTTTCCAGACCTGTCTATCCCGACTGGGAAAGTTTGTTCCATAGTCTGAATTCTGTCCTGAAATCAAGGACAATTATTTGTATTGACGAATTTCCCTACCTGGTTAAAAACAGCCCGGAGTTGCCTTCAATTTTACAAAAAATAACAGAAGAATCTGATAAGAGGAATTTTCATCTGATCCTCTGCGGATCCTCCCAGCAAATGATGTACAGTATGGTCCTGGACAGCAGCTCACCACTCTATGGACGATGTGATGAAATCATCCGGGTAAAACCCATGGGAATAAAAGAGATGCATACTTTCTTGTCACTCCGTCCGGAAGAAGCTGTCATGGAATATGGTGCCTGGGGTGGCGTCCCCAGATACTGGGAAATCAGGAAAGAATACAAGGATTTTACAGAAGCTGTAAAAAAAAGCATACTCGATCAAAACGGTATCCTTTACGAGGAACCTGAACGTCTATTTTCCGATGAGATGAGGACATCCGTGCAGGCTTTTTCCGTAATGAGCCTGATCGGCTCCGGTGTGCACAAACCATCCGAAATTGCCAGAAGATTAGGAAAACCGGTGACTCAGCTGTCGCGTCTTTTTGGATTCCTTATCAACCAGGGATACATTCGTCGTGAAGTACCCTTCGGAGAATCTGGGAGATCCGCCAAACGAAGCCTTTATAAGATTGATGATCCCTTCCTGAATTTCTACTTCAATTTCCTTATCCCCAATAAAAGCAGGCTCGAATCTGGTATGATCGAAGAGGTCTGGCAGGGGATTGATGCGAAGTATAATTCATATCTGTCGGGTTTATGGGAAGATTTATGCAGAAAAATGATACATGAGATGGTCATCGACGGTAAAAAATTTAATCCGGCTTCCCGCTGGTGGGGTACCGGAACAGATAAAAAAGCGATGGAAATTGACCTTTTATCAGAATCTCTGGATAGAAGCAGCTTGCTTGTCGGGGAAGTGAAATGGTCGGATAAGGTACCTGTCGGGGAACTGGCCTCTTCAATTGACAGTAAAATTGCGGCATTCCCGTTTGTTGAAAGCAAATCTGTCATTAAAGCGTTATTTCTTAAAGAAAGACCCGGTAAAGCGCTTCCCGGATTCCACGTTTTTACACCTTCGGATATGTTAGCAAGGTAA
- a CDS encoding response regulator, with product MEAQKILIVDDDVDVINVITTILENEGYEVISAFDKDEGLQLARDKKPDLAILDVMMTTHYEGFEMAKELSEDRTFRTMPVLMQTSIDVLVTTKESVREMAREFRADPHYSELQVILVRDVVSGNCGVDYLTEDGRSIWLPVNGFLRKPVDARKLLYEIKAQLEKQAAHS from the coding sequence ATGGAAGCACAGAAAATTTTAATTGTAGATGACGACGTTGATGTGATCAATGTCATCACGACTATCCTCGAAAATGAAGGATATGAAGTTATTTCAGCCTTTGATAAGGATGAGGGGCTGCAGCTGGCCCGTGATAAAAAGCCTGATCTGGCTATTCTTGATGTGATGATGACAACCCATTATGAGGGATTTGAGATGGCCAAGGAATTGAGTGAAGATCGCACCTTCCGGACGATGCCCGTATTGATGCAAACTTCCATCGATGTTCTGGTAACCACCAAGGAAAGTGTCAGGGAAATGGCCCGGGAGTTCAGAGCCGATCCTCATTACAGTGAATTGCAGGTGATCCTGGTCCGGGATGTGGTTTCAGGTAACTGCGGGGTGGATTACCTTACGGAAGACGGACGCTCGATCTGGTTACCGGTGAACGGTTTTCTCAGAAAACCCGTGGATGCCCGGAAATTGCTCTACGAGATCAAAGCTCAGCTTGAGAAGCAGGCAGCACATTCTTAA
- a CDS encoding NADH-ubiquinone oxidoreductase-F iron-sulfur binding region domain-containing protein has protein sequence MTDVRQILMEKLLNGETEPHSHSSGDLLRALRRETLLKPVIYIGSGTCGLGAGADKTQQAVNRYLDEKGIDADIVQVGCIGMCSAEPLLDVQLPGRNRLCFQKVTADKVVSLLDSALKGEPSEEDILGQFRNGHTSAWDRIPFLDEHPFFARQTRIVLKNCGIIDPVSIREYIAHGGYQSLLTVLQTCTSLDVCNKVEISGLRGRGGGGFPTGKKWKFANQTEADQKYLICNADEGDPGAFMDRAVIEGDPYRLIEGMTIAAYGIGASKGYVYIRAEYPLAIQRLRIAMDQARSYGLLGKDLAGSGFDFDITVKMGAGAFVCGEETALMHSIEGKRGMPRPRPPFPAVSGLFGKPTVINNVETLANLPVIFEKGEAWFSSMGTATSKGTKVFALSGKISRTGLVEIPMGTPLRDIIFTMAGGIRNGKKFKAVQIGGPSGGCITEANLDIQIDYESLIRAGAMMGSGGLVVMDEDTCMVDVAKFFMDFIQRESCGKCIPCREGTRRMLEILESITSKPVNTGNQSLTRFRGIIQLEKLAKVIRETSLCGLGQTAPNPVLSTLRWFRDEYESHIYERKCPAGVCTDLRTFRIDVDKCTGCTVCAKKCPTGAIIGARKTAHFIVEEKCIGCGSCEEACKFGAIFIRE, from the coding sequence ATGACTGACGTAAGGCAAATACTGATGGAAAAGCTCCTCAACGGGGAGACGGAACCACATTCTCACTCTTCGGGGGATCTGCTTCGGGCATTGCGCCGGGAAACTCTTCTGAAACCGGTGATCTATATTGGATCCGGAACGTGCGGACTGGGTGCGGGCGCGGATAAGACACAGCAGGCTGTGAACCGTTACCTGGATGAAAAAGGTATTGATGCCGACATTGTTCAGGTTGGTTGTATTGGCATGTGTTCGGCTGAGCCGCTGCTGGATGTCCAGTTGCCGGGCAGGAACCGTCTTTGCTTCCAGAAGGTCACCGCGGATAAGGTTGTTAGTCTTCTGGATTCCGCTCTCAAGGGGGAGCCTTCCGAGGAAGACATCCTGGGGCAGTTTCGCAACGGGCATACCAGCGCATGGGACAGGATTCCCTTTTTGGATGAGCACCCGTTTTTTGCCCGGCAGACACGGATTGTTTTGAAAAACTGTGGGATCATTGATCCTGTCAGCATCCGGGAATACATTGCCCATGGCGGTTATCAGAGCCTGCTCACGGTTTTGCAGACCTGCACGTCCCTTGATGTATGCAACAAGGTGGAGATCAGTGGTTTACGTGGACGTGGTGGTGGTGGGTTCCCTACCGGAAAGAAATGGAAGTTTGCCAACCAAACGGAAGCAGATCAGAAGTATCTGATCTGCAATGCAGATGAGGGAGATCCCGGAGCATTCATGGACAGAGCAGTGATCGAGGGAGACCCTTACCGTTTGATCGAGGGGATGACCATTGCAGCCTATGGTATTGGCGCTTCCAAAGGATATGTGTACATCCGTGCCGAGTACCCGCTGGCCATCCAAAGGTTACGCATCGCGATGGATCAGGCCCGTAGCTATGGATTGCTGGGAAAAGACCTTGCAGGATCGGGATTCGATTTTGACATCACGGTCAAGATGGGGGCCGGTGCTTTTGTCTGCGGGGAAGAAACAGCCCTGATGCACAGCATCGAGGGAAAGCGCGGGATGCCGCGTCCCAGGCCTCCTTTTCCGGCTGTCAGTGGCCTTTTTGGCAAACCTACTGTCATCAATAATGTGGAAACCCTGGCCAATTTACCGGTCATCTTTGAAAAGGGTGAAGCCTGGTTCAGTTCAATGGGAACGGCCACCAGCAAGGGTACCAAGGTGTTTGCCCTGTCGGGCAAGATCAGTCGTACAGGTCTTGTGGAGATCCCGATGGGTACTCCGCTGCGGGATATCATCTTCACTATGGCGGGTGGCATACGCAACGGCAAGAAATTCAAGGCCGTGCAGATCGGAGGCCCCTCCGGCGGCTGCATAACCGAAGCAAACCTGGATATTCAGATCGACTATGAGTCGCTGATCAGGGCAGGGGCCATGATGGGAAGCGGAGGACTGGTGGTGATGGACGAGGATACCTGCATGGTGGATGTGGCCAAATTCTTCATGGACTTCATCCAGCGCGAAAGCTGTGGTAAATGTATTCCCTGCCGGGAAGGAACCCGAAGAATGCTGGAGATCCTGGAGAGCATCACTTCCAAACCAGTCAATACAGGAAATCAATCCCTGACACGCTTCAGGGGAATCATTCAACTGGAGAAACTGGCAAAAGTGATCAGGGAAACCTCTTTGTGCGGACTGGGCCAAACGGCTCCCAATCCGGTACTGAGCACGCTCCGCTGGTTCAGGGACGAGTATGAATCGCATATCTACGAACGGAAGTGCCCGGCGGGTGTCTGTACGGATCTGAGAACGTTCCGCATCGATGTGGACAAATGCACCGGATGTACGGTTTGCGCAAAGAAATGTCCTACCGGTGCCATCATCGGTGCCAGGAAAACAGCGCATTTCATTGTGGAGGAGAAATGCATCGGTTGCGGCAGCTGTGAGGAAGCCTGTAAATTCGGTGCTATTTTTATAAGGGAGTAA
- a CDS encoding Cache 3/Cache 2 fusion domain-containing protein, with translation MIITIITIAMVRRNIYRSLERNLSTEVQTIVKMFERERALKLDKVHRDLKVAHELFYQDSLVIGQETFEVPVLNQVSGTLHQAGLQKWYLAGKELYQNYDFIDRVHFLTDATVTLFQKIDSGFVRISTNVLKEDSSRAIGTFIPLDSSVADTINRMKTFFGRAFVVNDWYITAYEPILSQGEIVGMLYVGDKEKDLDKLREVLRDLKIGKSGFPFVMDDQGTLIIHPALQGEKYGDDDLFEKIARMKEGLIISRGGPGREKNMIAFDYYEDFRFYIGVTLPVKEETAQILNKIILNSLILSLIIILAFSIFVYYLTIENVRKFLGELEVSQAQLDSTKSALAQSEQHFKTLFNNSSDDIFVLDMEGNFLEVNQVACDNLGYSPEEFKRMNFRDIKTPKFLDKVDRNLETIRMLGKYRYESENVATSGRVIPVEMNSRIIEYRGKKVILTIARDITERKEVEEKILRTIIQTEERERKRFVADLHDGLAPILSTIKLYTDILKKGNFKKIDKGEAIANVEELVDMAIKSTREISNNIRPSLLQDFGLAAAIHEFTSYVKATHAVDIEVNTQQYTIDHRGIEETILYQSVQELINNTLKHSKADHIKIDLKSFDNQIILYYRDNGIGFDLTAELKKNTGYGLNNIINKMKTIKGSCDINTEVGKGMFLIASVRIPENNA, from the coding sequence ATGATCATCACCATCATCACCATCGCGATGGTACGGCGTAATATTTACCGTTCCCTGGAACGTAATCTGTCGACGGAGGTCCAGACGATCGTTAAAATGTTTGAGCGTGAAAGAGCACTGAAACTGGACAAGGTCCATCGTGACCTGAAAGTCGCGCACGAGTTGTTTTACCAGGATTCACTGGTGATAGGACAAGAAACCTTCGAGGTTCCTGTCCTTAATCAGGTTTCCGGCACTCTGCATCAGGCCGGGCTTCAAAAGTGGTACCTGGCCGGCAAAGAACTTTATCAGAATTACGATTTCATCGATCGTGTTCATTTTCTTACCGATGCGACCGTTACACTTTTTCAGAAGATCGACAGCGGTTTTGTGAGGATCTCCACCAACGTGTTGAAGGAAGACAGCAGCCGGGCCATCGGGACATTTATTCCCCTGGACTCCAGCGTGGCAGACACGATCAACCGAATGAAAACTTTTTTCGGGCGTGCCTTTGTCGTGAATGACTGGTATATTACTGCTTATGAACCCATCCTGTCACAAGGGGAAATCGTGGGCATGCTTTATGTCGGGGATAAGGAAAAAGACCTGGACAAACTACGCGAAGTCCTTCGTGACCTTAAAATCGGGAAATCAGGATTTCCCTTTGTCATGGATGATCAGGGCACCCTGATCATTCACCCGGCACTCCAGGGAGAAAAATACGGTGACGATGACCTGTTTGAAAAGATTGCCCGAATGAAGGAAGGACTGATCATCAGCAGGGGTGGTCCGGGACGGGAGAAGAACATGATCGCCTTTGATTACTATGAGGACTTTAGGTTTTACATTGGCGTAACCCTGCCCGTCAAGGAAGAAACCGCCCAGATCCTGAACAAGATCATTCTCAATTCCCTGATCCTTTCCCTTATCATCATCCTGGCCTTTTCCATCTTTGTTTATTATCTCACGATTGAAAATGTCAGAAAATTCCTGGGAGAACTTGAAGTTTCACAGGCTCAGCTTGACAGTACCAAAAGTGCACTGGCTCAGTCGGAACAGCATTTCAAGACCCTGTTCAACAACAGCAGCGATGATATTTTTGTACTGGATATGGAGGGAAACTTCCTGGAGGTGAATCAGGTGGCCTGCGATAACCTTGGGTACAGCCCCGAAGAATTCAAACGGATGAACTTCAGGGATATCAAGACACCGAAATTCCTGGATAAAGTTGACCGAAACCTGGAAACCATCCGTATGCTTGGCAAATACCGTTATGAGTCGGAGAATGTGGCAACAAGCGGCAGGGTGATCCCGGTGGAAATGAACAGCAGGATCATTGAATACAGGGGAAAGAAAGTCATCCTGACCATTGCCAGGGATATTACGGAGCGCAAGGAGGTTGAAGAAAAGATCCTGCGAACGATCATCCAGACCGAAGAGCGGGAGCGAAAACGGTTCGTTGCCGACCTGCACGACGGGCTGGCACCTATTCTGTCGACCATCAAGCTTTATACGGATATCCTGAAGAAGGGCAACTTTAAAAAGATCGATAAAGGGGAAGCGATTGCCAACGTGGAAGAGCTGGTGGACATGGCCATCAAGTCAACACGGGAGATCTCCAACAACATCCGGCCTTCGCTGCTACAGGATTTTGGCCTGGCAGCTGCCATCCACGAATTCACCTCCTATGTCAAGGCAACGCACGCCGTTGACATTGAGGTGAATACACAGCAATACACGATCGATCACCGTGGAATCGAGGAAACCATCCTCTACCAATCCGTTCAGGAACTGATCAACAACACCCTGAAGCATTCAAAAGCGGATCATATCAAGATCGACCTGAAGAGCTTCGACAATCAGATCATCCTGTACTACCGCGATAACGGGATTGGTTTTGACCTCACTGCGGAACTGAAGAAAAATACCGGATACGGTCTCAACAATATCATCAATAAAATGAAAACCATCAAGGGATCCTGCGATATCAACACCGAAGTGGGGAAAGGGATGTTTTTGATCGCCTCGGTAAGGATCCCGGAAAACAATGCCTGA
- a CDS encoding response regulator transcription factor: MDIIKVMIVDDHIIFRKGLRTILNEIDELKVVAEASNGVELMDALKKIQTDVIFMDIRMPMMDGIEATKKVTAKYPDVKIIALTMFEEVSYFNEMIEAGAAGFLLKKTTTKELKTAIDAVLRDDTYFSEEFIASASKYQRIKPKGPDVRLSDRELEVLELICKGNSNAEIAKLLGVSQRTVDGHRAHLFEKTGARNAPNLVLYAVKHGLIRT; encoded by the coding sequence ATGGATATCATCAAAGTCATGATCGTGGATGATCACATCATCTTTCGTAAAGGATTGCGGACCATACTCAATGAGATCGATGAACTGAAGGTGGTGGCGGAGGCTTCCAACGGCGTCGAACTGATGGATGCCCTGAAAAAAATCCAGACCGATGTTATCTTCATGGACATCCGGATGCCCATGATGGATGGGATCGAGGCCACTAAAAAAGTCACTGCGAAATACCCGGATGTCAAAATAATCGCACTGACCATGTTCGAGGAAGTGAGTTACTTCAACGAGATGATCGAGGCCGGAGCCGCTGGGTTCCTGCTGAAAAAGACCACAACGAAGGAACTCAAAACGGCCATTGATGCCGTTCTCCGCGACGATACCTACTTTTCTGAGGAATTTATCGCTTCTGCCAGCAAGTATCAGAGGATCAAGCCCAAAGGACCCGATGTCAGGCTCTCCGACCGCGAGTTGGAGGTGCTTGAACTGATCTGCAAAGGAAACTCCAATGCAGAGATTGCCAAATTATTAGGGGTCAGCCAGCGAACCGTGGACGGACACCGTGCCCACCTCTTCGAAAAAACCGGTGCCAGAAATGCCCCCAACCTGGTGCTCTATGCGGTGAAACATGGACTGATCAGGACCTGA
- the gap gene encoding type I glyceraldehyde-3-phosphate dehydrogenase: MNKIKVGINGFGRIGRNVMKIALERGNIEIIGINDLTSTSVLAHLLKYDSTQGKFNGTVSFDDTNLIINGVRIPVTAERSPINIRWATSPDVVVESTGVFRSKESAKGGYGDHLKNGAKKVILTVPAKDDIDRMIVIGVNDNDLKETDQCISNASCTTNCLAPVAKVLNDRFGIENGFMTTIHSYTNDQVILDGPHTDLRRARSAAISQIPTTTGAARAVGKVIPALKGKLDGMAIRVPTPTGSVVDLVVNLKVEVTKDEVNKAIKEAAEGPMKGILEYTEDPIVSVDIIHNPHSSIFDALSTMVMGKTVKILSWYDNEWGYSVRVVDLIERAF, from the coding sequence ATGAACAAGATTAAAGTCGGCATCAACGGTTTTGGAAGGATTGGAAGAAACGTAATGAAAATAGCACTCGAGCGCGGCAACATCGAGATCATCGGCATCAATGACCTGACCAGCACAAGTGTCCTGGCTCATCTGTTAAAGTACGATTCCACCCAGGGAAAATTCAACGGAACGGTTTCCTTTGATGATACGAATCTTATCATTAACGGGGTCAGGATCCCTGTAACGGCCGAAAGAAGCCCGATCAACATCCGCTGGGCCACATCACCGGATGTTGTTGTGGAATCTACCGGTGTGTTCCGCTCCAAAGAGAGTGCAAAGGGAGGGTACGGCGACCACCTGAAGAACGGTGCAAAGAAAGTGATCCTAACCGTTCCTGCAAAGGACGACATTGACCGCATGATCGTCATCGGAGTGAACGACAATGACCTGAAAGAGACCGATCAGTGCATTTCCAATGCTTCTTGCACGACGAACTGCCTGGCACCGGTCGCCAAGGTGCTCAACGACCGGTTCGGCATCGAAAATGGCTTCATGACAACCATCCATTCCTATACGAATGATCAAGTGATCCTTGACGGACCTCATACCGATCTGCGCCGGGCGCGCTCCGCTGCCATCTCGCAGATCCCGACCACAACGGGCGCTGCCCGGGCAGTCGGCAAGGTAATCCCTGCCCTCAAGGGAAAACTGGATGGAATGGCTATCCGCGTCCCCACCCCTACAGGGTCCGTTGTCGACCTGGTAGTCAACCTGAAGGTGGAAGTGACTAAAGATGAAGTCAACAAGGCGATCAAGGAAGCTGCCGAAGGCCCGATGAAGGGGATCCTCGAATATACCGAAGACCCGATCGTATCGGTCGATATCATCCATAACCCTCATTCATCGATTTTTGATGCACTGAGCACCATGGTCATGGGCAAAACGGTCAAGATCCTTTCGTGGTACGACAATGAATGGGGCTACTCGGTGAGGGTCGTCGACCTCATTGAGAGAGCATTTTAA